A single region of the Musa acuminata AAA Group cultivar baxijiao chromosome BXJ1-11, Cavendish_Baxijiao_AAA, whole genome shotgun sequence genome encodes:
- the LOC135597438 gene encoding protein mago nashi homolog: MAASGAGGDQDEFYLRYYVGHKGKFGHEFLEFEFRPDGKLRYANNSNYKNDTMIRKEVFVSPAVLRECRRIIADSEIMREDDNNWPPPDRVGRQELEIVMNNEHISFTTSKIGSLVDVQGSQDPEGLRVFYYLVQDLKCFVFSLISLHFKIKPIQS; encoded by the exons ATGGCAGCGTCGGGTGCTGGTGGCGATCAGGACGAGTTCTACCTGCGTTACTACGTGGGCCACAAGGGCAAGTTCGGGCACGAGTTCTTGGAGTTCGAGTTCCGCCCCGACGGCAAGCTCCGCTACGCCAACAATTCCAACTACAAGAACGACACCATGATCCGCAAGGAGGTCTTCGTCTCCCCCGCCGTACTCCGAGAGTGCCGCCGCATCATCGCCGACAGCGAG ATCATGAGGGAGGACGACAATAACTGGCCGCCCCCGGATCGGGTCGGCCGGCAGGAGCTGGAGATCGTGATGAACAACGAGCATATCTCCTTCACCACTTCCAAGATCGGGTCCCTCGTCGACGTCCAGGGTAGCCAGGATCCCGAGGGCCTTCGCGTCTTCTATTATCTTGTTCAG GATCTCAAATGCTTTGTGTTTTCCTTGATTTCTTTGCACTTCAAGATTAAGCCTATTCAGTCATAA
- the LOC135597439 gene encoding cytochrome P450 84A1-like translates to MEWLEEVTSMRFVVCVVVPVTLLFAASTRWRRKLPFPPGPTPLPIVGNMLMMGQLTHRGLAKLAERYGGLCHLRLGFVHVFAVSTSEIARQVLQVQDAVFSNRFATIAITYLTYDRADMAFAHYGPFWRQMRKLCVMKLFSKKRAVSWASVREEVDAAVRAVTDGAGAAVNLGELMFNLTKNITFRAAFGTQSHENQEEFIAILQEFSLLFGAFNIGDFIPWVSWMDLQGINKRFKVAREALDGFIDKIIEEHMANPKEADAEDSDMVDEMLAFFEESPDRTKENEADELQRTLRLTRNNIKAIIMDVMFGGTETVASAIEWAMAELMKNPEDMRRVQEELASVVGLHRKVRESDLDKLPHLKCVVKETFRLHPPIPILLHETAEDCQLTGYAVPARSRVMINVWAIGRDKSAWEDAEVFRPSRFAPGGEAAALDFTGGGFEFLPFGSGRRSCPGMQLGLHALELAVAQLTHCFSWELPDGMKPGELDMGDMFGLTAPRAVRLVAVPTPRLTCPLY, encoded by the exons ATGGAATGGCTCGAAGAAGTCACCTCCATGCGCTTCGTGGTATGTGTTGTGGTACCTGTGACGTTGCTATTTGCTGCTTCAACGAGGTGGCGGCGGAAGCTGCCGTTTCCGCCGGGGCCAACGCCGCTGCCCATCGTAGGTAACATGTTGATGATGGGCCAGCTAACGCACCGCGGCCTCGCTAAGCTGGCGGAGCGCTACGGTGGACTCTGCCATCTGCGCCTTGGCTTCGTCCACGTCTTCGCGGTGTCGACGTCGGAGATAGCCCGGCAAGTCCTCCAGGTGCAAGACGCCGTCTTCTCCAACCGCTTCGCCACCATCGCCATCACCTACCTCACCTACGACCGCGCCGACATGGCCTTCGCCCACTATGGCCCCTTCTGGCGCCAGATGCGGAAGCTGTGCGTGATGAAGCTCTTCAGCAAGAAGCGCGCGGTGTCGTGGGCCTCCGTGCGCGAGGAAGTCGACGCGGCCGTCCGCGCCGTCACGGACGGCGCCGGCGCCGCCGTCAACCTCGGCGAACTCATGTTCAACCTCACCAAGAACATCACCTTCCGGGCGGCGTTCGGGACGCAGAGCCACGAGAACCAGGAGGAGTTCATCGCCATACTTCAGGAGTTCTCCTTGCTGTTTGGGGCGTTCAACATCGGCGACTTCATCCCGTGGGTGAGCTGGATGGATCTGCAAGGCATCAACAAGAGGTTCAAGGTGGCACGAGAAGCACTCGACGGCTTCATCGACAAGATCATCGAGGAGCACATGGCCAACCCCAAGGAAGCTGACGCAGAGGATTCCGACATGGTCGACGAGATGCTCGCCTTCTTCGAGGAGTCCCCCGACCGCACGAAGGAAAACGAGGCAGATGAGCTCCAGAGAACGCTCAGGTTGACCAGGAACAACATCAAGGCCATAATCATG GATGTGATGTTTGGCGGCACGGAGACGGTGGCGTCCGCCATCGAGTGGGCCATGGCGGAGCTCATGAAGAACCCAGAGGACATGAGGCGAGTGCAAGAGGAGCTGGCCAGCGTCGTCGGGCTGCACCGGAAGGTGCGCGAGAGCGACCTCGACAAGCTCCCCCACCTCAAGTGCGTCGTGAAGGAGACGTTCCGCCTCCACCCCCCCATCCCCATCCTCCTCCACGAGACCGCCGAGGACTGCCAACTCACCGGCTACGCTGTCCCCGCTCGCTCCCGCGTCATGATCAACGTGTGGGCCATCGGCCGCGACAAATCAGCATGGGAGGACGCGGAAGTGTTCCGGCCGTCGAGGTTCGCCCCCGGCGGCGAGGCGGCCGCGCTCGACTTCACGGGCGGCGGCTTCGAGTTCCTGCCCTTCGGGTCGGGGCGGCGGTCGTGCCCGGGCATGCAGCTGGGGCTGCACGCGCTGGAGCTCGCGGTGGCTCAGCTGACGCACTGCTTCAGCTGGGAGCTGCCCGACGGAATGAAGCCCGGCGAGCTCGACATGGGGGACATGTTCGGGCTCACAGCGCCGAGGGCGGTGCGGCTGGTGGCCGTCCCTACGCCACGACTCACCTGTCCACTGTACTGA
- the LOC135596479 gene encoding auxin-responsive protein SAUR23-like — MESSTATTRLAHWGRSICRRLRRRPHLGDRAPLLEEQRRPPKGHIAVYVGGGRRYVVPVIYFNHPLFGELLQEAEEEFGFHHPGGITIPCPAAEFERVRTRVAAAGAHLCRKSRSRFVLS, encoded by the coding sequence ATGGAGAGCTCCACGGCTACCACGAGGCTCGCCCACTGGGGCCGGAGCATCTGCCGCCGCCTACGACGCAGACCCCACCTCGGCGACCGGGCTCCGCTCCTGGAGGAGCAGAGGCGGCCGCCCAAGGGGCACATCGCGGTGTACGTGGGCGGGGGGCGGAGGTACGTGGTTCCGGTGATCTACTTCAACCACCCCTTGTTCGGGGAGCTGCtgcaggaggcggaggaggagttcGGGTTCCACCACCCCGGCGGCATCACCATCCCCTGCCCCGCCGCAgagttcgagcgcgtccgaacccGGGTCGCCGCCGCCGGCGCCCACCTTTGCCGAAAGAGCAGAAGCAGATTCGTACTGTCCTAA